Proteins encoded by one window of Nocardioides euryhalodurans:
- the solA gene encoding N-methyl-L-tryptophan oxidase, whose product MAEQVDFVVAGLGALGSAAAWQLARRGHRVVGLERFELGHSRGASHDTSRILRHSYHTPAYVRLTQEAYADWALLEAESRESLVTRVGGLDLFPPDPAIPLVDYTASLSDVGIAHELLEAAEVTRRWPQFRLPDGTVALHQADAAIVPAARGTRAMQDLARRHGADLRELSPVAGVRVVGDGVEVTTPHGVLRARGLVVCADAWVNDVLGHLGTSIPLEVTLEQVTYFRPERPVDFDPAVLPLWIWMDDPCYYGFPTYGEPTVKAAQDCGGPAVDPDHRTSEVDPAMQARLAAHLADILPGSGPPVRSLRCQYTLTPDRDFVLAPLPDHPQVVVGLGAAHAFKFAPTFGRLLADLAADGSTPSDVAAFRIDRPGLADPDYAAHWLV is encoded by the coding sequence ATGGCTGAGCAGGTCGACTTCGTCGTCGCCGGGCTGGGGGCGCTCGGGAGCGCGGCCGCGTGGCAGCTCGCCCGCCGGGGCCACCGGGTCGTCGGGCTCGAGCGGTTCGAGCTCGGGCACTCCCGCGGGGCGAGCCACGACACGAGCCGGATCCTGCGGCACAGCTATCACACCCCGGCGTACGTCCGGCTGACGCAGGAGGCGTACGCCGACTGGGCGCTGCTCGAGGCGGAGAGCCGCGAGTCCCTGGTGACCCGGGTGGGCGGGCTCGACCTCTTCCCGCCGGACCCGGCGATCCCGCTGGTCGACTACACCGCCTCCCTCAGCGACGTCGGCATCGCCCACGAGCTGCTGGAGGCCGCCGAGGTGACGCGCCGCTGGCCGCAGTTCCGGCTCCCCGACGGGACCGTCGCGCTCCACCAGGCCGACGCGGCCATCGTCCCCGCGGCCCGGGGCACGCGGGCGATGCAGGACCTGGCGCGGCGCCACGGGGCCGACCTGCGCGAGCTGAGCCCCGTGGCCGGGGTCCGGGTGGTGGGTGACGGGGTGGAGGTCACCACACCCCACGGCGTGCTGCGGGCCCGGGGGCTGGTGGTCTGCGCCGACGCGTGGGTCAACGACGTCCTGGGCCACCTCGGCACGAGCATCCCGCTGGAGGTGACGCTCGAGCAGGTCACCTACTTCCGCCCCGAGCGGCCGGTCGACTTCGACCCGGCCGTGCTGCCGCTGTGGATCTGGATGGACGACCCGTGCTACTACGGTTTTCCCACCTACGGGGAGCCCACCGTCAAGGCCGCCCAGGACTGCGGCGGGCCAGCCGTCGACCCGGACCACCGCACCTCCGAGGTGGACCCTGCGATGCAGGCGCGGCTCGCCGCGCACCTCGCCGACATCCTCCCCGGCAGCGGGCCGCCGGTGCGGTCGCTGCGCTGCCAGTACACCCTGACCCCCGACCGGGACTTCGTGCTCGCCCCGCTGCCCGACCACCCGCAGGTGGTCGTCGGGCTGGGTGCCGCCCACGCGTTCAAGTTCGCCCCGACCTTCGGGCGGCTGCTGGCCGACCTCGCCGCCGACGGCTCGACCCCCAGCGACGTGGCGGCGTTCCGGATCGACCGGCCCGGGCTGGCCGACCCCGACTACGCAGCACACTGGCTGGTGTGA
- a CDS encoding aromatic ring-hydroxylating oxygenase subunit alpha has product MTLTDALEQLRSAAPTDGEPVLMMPAVAYTTEQVLDWERRHLFAGGWTCLGRRADLFPTDRERLTQQAVAVGDVACLVVRTGDRLRMYANTCRHRGHELLPEGQGSERRSILCPYHAWTYDFDGRLIGAKGFRDDERFDADDHGLVELPVREWHGWVFAHALHAVGSLEVPDFDTYVGDLAPLVAPYDPASLVVADRHTYEVAANWKAIAENYHECYHCPLIHPELCQVSPPDSGDNYDLPGAWVGGSMDLRDGMATMSMTGELAAAPIPGAPADRVEYLHLLPNLLVSAHPDYVMTHRLVPLAPDRTWVECSWLVVPGTDGTAPAAAAAVEFWDVTNRQDWAACESVQRGLASPHFRPGPFAPNEDAVAQLVSLIGRAYRTGSLLP; this is encoded by the coding sequence ATGACCCTCACCGACGCCCTGGAGCAGCTCCGGAGTGCTGCCCCGACCGACGGGGAGCCGGTGCTGATGATGCCGGCCGTCGCCTACACGACCGAGCAGGTGCTCGACTGGGAGCGGCGCCACCTGTTCGCCGGGGGCTGGACCTGCCTGGGCCGGCGCGCGGACCTGTTCCCGACCGACCGGGAGCGGCTGACGCAACAGGCGGTCGCCGTCGGTGACGTCGCCTGCCTCGTCGTCCGCACCGGCGACCGGCTGCGGATGTACGCCAACACGTGCCGGCACCGCGGCCACGAGCTGCTGCCCGAGGGGCAGGGGTCGGAGCGGCGGAGCATCCTGTGCCCGTACCACGCCTGGACCTACGACTTCGACGGCCGACTGATCGGCGCCAAGGGTTTCCGCGACGACGAGCGCTTCGACGCCGACGACCACGGGCTCGTCGAGCTGCCGGTCCGGGAGTGGCACGGGTGGGTGTTCGCCCACGCGCTCCACGCCGTGGGGAGCCTCGAGGTGCCCGACTTCGACACCTACGTCGGCGACCTGGCCCCCCTGGTGGCGCCGTACGACCCGGCGTCGCTCGTGGTGGCCGATCGCCACACCTACGAGGTGGCGGCGAACTGGAAGGCGATCGCGGAGAACTACCACGAGTGCTACCACTGCCCGCTGATCCACCCCGAGCTGTGCCAGGTGAGCCCGCCCGACTCGGGGGACAACTACGACCTGCCCGGAGCGTGGGTCGGCGGCTCCATGGACCTGCGTGACGGCATGGCCACGATGTCGATGACCGGCGAGCTGGCTGCGGCGCCGATCCCGGGGGCGCCGGCCGACCGGGTCGAGTACCTCCACCTGCTGCCGAACCTGCTCGTCTCGGCGCACCCCGACTACGTGATGACCCACCGGCTGGTGCCGCTGGCGCCGGACCGGACCTGGGTGGAGTGCTCGTGGCTGGTCGTGCCGGGGACGGACGGGACCGCGCCGGCCGCGGCCGCGGCCGTGGAGTTCTGGGACGTCACCAACCGGCAGGACTGGGCGGCCTGCGAGTCGGTGCAGCGCGGGCTGGCCAGCCCGCACTTCCGGCCGGGCCCGTTCGCCCCCAACGAGGACGCCGTCGCCCAGCTGGTCTCGCTGA
- a CDS encoding TetR/AcrR family transcriptional regulator produces MGLTGDGPDRGGVTAPRRRRSVDLRRDEILAATSGIVDRIGLAATRVTDVAQALGVSPSLVFYHFGTKDALVVETFAYAVERDLARLDAAVARGTDPVDRLRRALRAYGPTGPAAGWRIWIDAWALAQREPGIRTALRRLDDRWCTVLRGIVDEGVAQGVFVCPDPAASVARVSALLDGLSVATLVYRSVTRAQLRRWVAEAVATEVGLDPALLA; encoded by the coding sequence GTGGGGCTGACGGGCGACGGACCGGACCGGGGCGGGGTGACGGCGCCGCGACGGCGCCGCAGCGTCGACCTGCGGCGCGACGAGATCCTCGCCGCGACCAGCGGCATCGTCGACCGGATCGGCCTGGCGGCCACCCGGGTGACCGACGTCGCCCAGGCCCTCGGGGTCAGTCCGAGCCTGGTGTTCTACCACTTCGGCACCAAGGACGCGCTGGTCGTCGAGACGTTCGCGTACGCCGTCGAGCGCGACCTGGCCCGGCTCGACGCGGCCGTGGCCAGGGGCACCGACCCGGTCGACCGGCTGCGCCGGGCGCTGCGGGCGTACGGGCCCACGGGCCCGGCGGCAGGCTGGCGGATCTGGATCGACGCGTGGGCGCTCGCCCAGCGCGAGCCCGGCATCCGTACCGCGCTCCGCCGGCTCGACGACCGCTGGTGCACGGTGCTGCGCGGGATCGTGGACGAGGGCGTGGCGCAGGGGGTGTTCGTGTGTCCCGACCCGGCGGCCTCCGTGGCGCGGGTGTCGGCGCTGCTCGACGGGCTGTCCGTCGCGACGCTGGTCTACCGCAGCGTCACCCGGGCGCAGCTGCGTCGCTGGGTGGCCGAGGCGGTCGCCACCGAGGTGGGGCTGGACCCCGCCCTGCTGGCCTGA
- a CDS encoding aromatic ring-hydroxylating oxygenase subunit alpha, whose protein sequence is MGLEAALPRELYVDDAAWAAEREAVLFAEWFCVGRADRLATSQAVAVDVAGESVVLTCDDTGELRAAYNVCRHRGSQLLDPAAPACSVGALRCPYHSWTYGLDGRLLRAPHAEVDDPTAFSLNPVAVATWGGFVFVHLTPEAAEPLEPSVARAQATLANYALDALVVGASFHYEVAANYKVLLENYNECYHCGPVHPELCRLVPSFAGGGSDLDWEEGVPHREGAWTFTTTGTTARAPLPGLTEAERTRHKGELVYPNLMLSASADHVAAFVLLPHGPARTTVECSLLFARDEVEDPGFDPSDAGELWDLVNRQDWAVCESVQRGMSSRSYRHGWFAPMEDESLDIRRWLLPRLGRRDG, encoded by the coding sequence GTGGGTCTGGAAGCAGCGCTGCCGCGGGAGCTGTACGTCGACGACGCCGCCTGGGCCGCGGAACGCGAGGCCGTGCTGTTCGCGGAGTGGTTCTGCGTCGGTCGGGCCGACCGCCTCGCGACCTCCCAGGCGGTCGCGGTCGACGTCGCCGGCGAGTCGGTGGTGCTCACCTGCGACGACACGGGCGAGCTCCGTGCCGCGTACAACGTCTGCCGCCACCGCGGCTCGCAGCTGCTCGACCCCGCCGCCCCCGCGTGCTCGGTGGGGGCGCTGCGCTGCCCGTACCACTCCTGGACCTACGGGCTCGACGGCCGGCTGCTGCGGGCTCCGCACGCCGAGGTCGACGACCCCACGGCGTTCTCCCTGAACCCGGTCGCCGTGGCCACGTGGGGCGGCTTCGTGTTCGTCCACCTCACCCCCGAGGCGGCCGAGCCGCTCGAGCCCTCGGTGGCCCGGGCGCAGGCGACGCTGGCCAACTACGCGCTCGACGCCCTGGTCGTGGGGGCCTCGTTCCACTACGAGGTGGCCGCCAACTACAAGGTGCTGCTGGAGAACTACAACGAGTGCTACCACTGCGGCCCGGTCCACCCGGAGCTCTGCCGGTTGGTGCCGTCCTTCGCGGGCGGCGGCAGCGACCTGGACTGGGAGGAGGGCGTGCCGCACCGCGAGGGCGCCTGGACCTTCACGACGACGGGGACCACCGCACGGGCGCCGCTGCCGGGGCTGACCGAGGCCGAGCGGACCCGCCACAAGGGCGAGCTGGTCTATCCGAACCTCATGCTCTCGGCGTCGGCCGACCACGTCGCGGCGTTCGTGCTGCTGCCGCACGGCCCCGCCCGCACCACGGTCGAGTGCTCGTTGCTGTTCGCCCGCGACGAGGTGGAGGACCCCGGCTTCGACCCCTCCGACGCCGGCGAGCTCTGGGACCTCGTCAACCGCCAGGACTGGGCGGTCTGCGAGTCGGTGCAGCGCGGCATGTCGTCCCGGAGCTACCGCCACGGCTGGTTCGCGCCGATGGAGGACGAGTCGCTCGACATCCGGCGCTGGCTGCTGCCGAGGTTGGGGCGGCGCGATGGCTGA